A genomic window from Phoenix dactylifera cultivar Barhee BC4 unplaced genomic scaffold, palm_55x_up_171113_PBpolish2nd_filt_p 000092F, whole genome shotgun sequence includes:
- the LOC103724047 gene encoding lysine-specific histone demethylase 1 homolog 2 isoform X1, translating to MDPAPPPSAPRRPPRRRSVKPTNYDESRLDALLHDQLGGPVPSRKRNKTLEERQRETETEAMIALSLGFPIDALLDSELAAGVAAPFAAEQNDYIVVRNHILARWRANVRSFLSKSQIRETVSSDYDHLISRAYDFLSERGYINFGVSPAIQAQFQEENDKGSVVVVGAGLAGLAAARQLLGFGFKVLVLEGRDRPGGRVYTMKMGKRGNFAAVDLGGSVITGIHANPLGVLARQLGVPLHKIRDRCPLFRPDGRDVDDKLDLEVDFVFNKLLDKATQLREVLGEFADGISLGSAIERLRKLYGMARSGEERELLDWHLANLEYANAGCLTELSLAYWDQDDPYEMGGDHCFLAGGNWRLINALCEDVPILYGKTVTRIEYGEGGVVVVAAGGQVFQADMVLCTVPLGVLKSGNIKFHPELPSRKLEAIKRLGFGLLNKVAMVFPYVFWSEELDTFGCLNRDRCKRGEFFLFYSYHTVSGGPVLIALVAGEAALSFESTDPVILLHRVLEILRGIYGPRGVQVPDPIQTVCTRWGSDPLCRGSYSHIRVGSSGSDYDILAENVGGRLFFAGEATTREYPATMHGAFLSGLREASCILHASRSITNGNADPKKCLQKNLRFCNDILLDLFKEPDLAFGNFSFVFDTITMEDPKAMGLMRVTFGTSKNEACRSYISEEESEEQRQLTDSQFQALHLYAILSREQAHHIQLVSGDDKGRLMLLCKKFGLKLMGCKSTFALGSSLITSICGPRRGRNRQRRPMHYKVRF from the exons ATGGATCCCGCGCCACCCCCCTCCGCCCCCCGACGCCCGCCGCGGCGGCGCTCGGTGAAGCCCACCAACTACGACGAGTCCCGCCTCGATGCCCTCCTCCACGACCAACTCGGCGGTCCCGTCCCCTCCCGCAAGCGCAACAAGACCCTCGAGGAGCGCCAGCGCGAGACCGAGACTGAGGCCATGATCGCTCTCTCCCTCGGCTTCCCCATCGACGCCCTTCTCGACTCCGAGCTCGCCGCCGGCGTCGCTGCTCCCTTCGCTGCCGAGCAGAACGACTACATCGTCGTCCGCAACCACATCCTCGCCCGCTGGCGCGCCAACGTCCGCTCGTTCCTCTCCAAGTCTCAGATCCGCGAGACCGTAAGCAGCGACTACGACCACCTCATCTCCCGCGCCTACGACTTCCTCTCCGAGCGGGGCTACATCAACTTCGGCGTGTCCCCCGCTATCCAGGCGCAGTTCCAGGAGGAGAACGACAAAGGGTCGGTCGTCGTCGTGGGGGCTGGCCTCGCCGGTCTGGCGGCGGCGCGGCAGCTCCTCGGTTTTGGCTTCAAGGTCTTGGTTTTGGAAGGCAGGGACCGGCCCGGCGGCAGAGTCTACACCATGAAGATGGGTAAAAGAGGGAACTTCGCTGCCGTCGACCTCGGCGGTAGCGTCATCACTGGCATTCATGCGAACCCTCTTGGTGTCCTGGCTCGGCAGCTCGGCGTTCCGCTCCACAAGATCAGGGACAGGTGCCCTCTGTTCCGGCCGGACGGGAGGGATGTCGATGACAAATTGGATCTTGAAGTGGATTTCGTGTTCAACAAGCTCCTTGACAAGGCTACGCAGCTGAGGGAGGTGCTGGGAGAGTTTGCCGATGGCATTTCATTGGGTTCTGCCATCGAAAGGCTTCGGAAGTTGTATGGCATGGCGAGGAGCGGCGAGGAGAGGGAGCTTCTTGATTGGCATCTTGCGAATTTGGAGTACGCTAATGCCGGGTGCCTCACGGAGCTCTCGCTGGCCTACTGGGACCAGGATGATCCCTATGAGATGGGTGGAGATCACTGCTTCCTTGCAGGAGGCAATTGGAGATTGATCAATGCACTGTGTGAGGACGTGCCCATATTGTATGGAAAGACGGTAACAAGGATAGAGTATGGAGAAGGGGGAGTGGTGGTGGTTGCCGCCGGTGGACAAGTGTTTCAGGCCGATATGGTGCTCTGCACTGTGCCACTTGGTGTCTTGAAAAGTGGGAATATTAAGTTTCATCCCGAATTGCCATCTCGGAAGCTGGAGGCTATCAAGAGACTAGGTTTTGGGTTGCTGAACAAAGTGGCCATGGTCTTTCCTTATGTCTTTTGGAGTGAGGAACTCGATACATTTGGTTGTCTTAACAGGGATCGATGCAAGCGTGGCGAATTCTTCCTGTTCTATAGTTATCATACAGTTTCTGGAGGTCCTGTGCTTATTGCTTTGGTGGCAGGAGAAGCTGCATTGAGTTTTGAATCCACTGATCCGGTCATTTTGCTTCATCGAGTTCTTGAGATTCTTAGAG GTATCTATGGTCCAAGAGGTGTTCAAGTTCCCGATCCGATTCAAACAGTTTGTACAAGATGGGGTAGCGATCCTCTTTGTCGCGGTTCATACTCCCATATCAGAGTAGGGTCATCTGGTAGTGATTATGATATTCTCGCTGAGAATGTTGGGGGACGACTCTTTTTTGCGGGGGAAGCAACAACTAGGGAATATCCAGCTACAATGCATGGAGCTTTCTTGAGTGGATTAAGAGAGGCATCATGTATTCTTCATGCCTCAAGGAGTATAACTAATGGGAATGCTGATCCTAAGAAGTGCTTGCAGAAGAACTTGAGATTTTGCAATGACATTCTCTTGGATCTATTTAAGGAGCCAGATTTAGCATTTGGGAACTTTTCTTTTGTGTTCGATACGATCACAATGGAGGATCCTAAGGCAATGGGACTTATGAGGGTTACCTTTGGAACATCCAAAAATGAAGCTTGCAGGAGCTATATCTCGGAAGAAGAATCAGAGGAACAAAGGCAGTTGACAGATTCACAGTTTCAAGCTTTGCATCTGTATGCTATTTTATCCCGGGAGCAAGCACACCACATACAACTGGTAAGTGGGGATGATAAGGGTAGATTAATGTTGCTATGCAAAAAATTTGGCCTAAAACTTATGGGATGTAAAAGTACATTTGCTCTTGGTAGTTCCTTGATTACTAGCATTTGTGGTCCACGAAGAGGCCGGAATAGGCAACGCCGGCCCATGCATTACAAAGTACGGTTCTAG
- the LOC103724047 gene encoding lysine-specific histone demethylase 1 homolog 2 isoform X3: MDPAPPPSAPRRPPRRRSVKPTNYDESRLDALLHDQLGGPVPSRKRNKTLEERQRETETEAMIALSLGFPIDALLDSELAAGVAAPFAAEQNDYIVVRNHILARWRANVRSFLSKSQIRETVSSDYDHLISRAYDFLSERGYINFGVSPAIQAQFQEENDKGSVVVVGAGLAGLAAARQLLGFGFKVLVLEGRDRPGGRVYTMKMGKRGNFAAVDLGGSVITGIHANPLGVLARQLGVPLHKIRDRCPLFRPDGRDVDDKLDLEVDFVFNKLLDKATQLREVLGEFADGISLGSAIERLRKLYGMARSGEERELLDWHLANLEYANAGCLTELSLAYWDQDDPYEMGGDHCFLAGGNWRLINALCEDVPILYGKTVTRIEYGEGGVVVVAAGGQVFQADMVLCTVPLGVLKSGNIKFHPELPSRKLEAIKRLGFGLLNKVAMVFPYVFWSEELDTFGCLNRDRCKRGEFFLFYSYHTVSGGPVLIALVAGEAALSFESTDPVILLHRVLEILRGIYGPRGVQVPDPIQTVCTRWGSDPLCRGSYSHIRVGSSGSDYDILAENVGGRLFFAGEATTREYPATMHGAFLSGLREASCILHASRSITNGNADPKKCLQKNLRFCNDILLDLFKEPDLAFGNFSFVFDTITMEDPKAMGLMRVTFGTSKNEACRSYISEEESEEQRQLTDSQFQALHLYAILSREQAHHIQLVTIWRYWSGSCNKYIDK; the protein is encoded by the exons ATGGATCCCGCGCCACCCCCCTCCGCCCCCCGACGCCCGCCGCGGCGGCGCTCGGTGAAGCCCACCAACTACGACGAGTCCCGCCTCGATGCCCTCCTCCACGACCAACTCGGCGGTCCCGTCCCCTCCCGCAAGCGCAACAAGACCCTCGAGGAGCGCCAGCGCGAGACCGAGACTGAGGCCATGATCGCTCTCTCCCTCGGCTTCCCCATCGACGCCCTTCTCGACTCCGAGCTCGCCGCCGGCGTCGCTGCTCCCTTCGCTGCCGAGCAGAACGACTACATCGTCGTCCGCAACCACATCCTCGCCCGCTGGCGCGCCAACGTCCGCTCGTTCCTCTCCAAGTCTCAGATCCGCGAGACCGTAAGCAGCGACTACGACCACCTCATCTCCCGCGCCTACGACTTCCTCTCCGAGCGGGGCTACATCAACTTCGGCGTGTCCCCCGCTATCCAGGCGCAGTTCCAGGAGGAGAACGACAAAGGGTCGGTCGTCGTCGTGGGGGCTGGCCTCGCCGGTCTGGCGGCGGCGCGGCAGCTCCTCGGTTTTGGCTTCAAGGTCTTGGTTTTGGAAGGCAGGGACCGGCCCGGCGGCAGAGTCTACACCATGAAGATGGGTAAAAGAGGGAACTTCGCTGCCGTCGACCTCGGCGGTAGCGTCATCACTGGCATTCATGCGAACCCTCTTGGTGTCCTGGCTCGGCAGCTCGGCGTTCCGCTCCACAAGATCAGGGACAGGTGCCCTCTGTTCCGGCCGGACGGGAGGGATGTCGATGACAAATTGGATCTTGAAGTGGATTTCGTGTTCAACAAGCTCCTTGACAAGGCTACGCAGCTGAGGGAGGTGCTGGGAGAGTTTGCCGATGGCATTTCATTGGGTTCTGCCATCGAAAGGCTTCGGAAGTTGTATGGCATGGCGAGGAGCGGCGAGGAGAGGGAGCTTCTTGATTGGCATCTTGCGAATTTGGAGTACGCTAATGCCGGGTGCCTCACGGAGCTCTCGCTGGCCTACTGGGACCAGGATGATCCCTATGAGATGGGTGGAGATCACTGCTTCCTTGCAGGAGGCAATTGGAGATTGATCAATGCACTGTGTGAGGACGTGCCCATATTGTATGGAAAGACGGTAACAAGGATAGAGTATGGAGAAGGGGGAGTGGTGGTGGTTGCCGCCGGTGGACAAGTGTTTCAGGCCGATATGGTGCTCTGCACTGTGCCACTTGGTGTCTTGAAAAGTGGGAATATTAAGTTTCATCCCGAATTGCCATCTCGGAAGCTGGAGGCTATCAAGAGACTAGGTTTTGGGTTGCTGAACAAAGTGGCCATGGTCTTTCCTTATGTCTTTTGGAGTGAGGAACTCGATACATTTGGTTGTCTTAACAGGGATCGATGCAAGCGTGGCGAATTCTTCCTGTTCTATAGTTATCATACAGTTTCTGGAGGTCCTGTGCTTATTGCTTTGGTGGCAGGAGAAGCTGCATTGAGTTTTGAATCCACTGATCCGGTCATTTTGCTTCATCGAGTTCTTGAGATTCTTAGAG GTATCTATGGTCCAAGAGGTGTTCAAGTTCCCGATCCGATTCAAACAGTTTGTACAAGATGGGGTAGCGATCCTCTTTGTCGCGGTTCATACTCCCATATCAGAGTAGGGTCATCTGGTAGTGATTATGATATTCTCGCTGAGAATGTTGGGGGACGACTCTTTTTTGCGGGGGAAGCAACAACTAGGGAATATCCAGCTACAATGCATGGAGCTTTCTTGAGTGGATTAAGAGAGGCATCATGTATTCTTCATGCCTCAAGGAGTATAACTAATGGGAATGCTGATCCTAAGAAGTGCTTGCAGAAGAACTTGAGATTTTGCAATGACATTCTCTTGGATCTATTTAAGGAGCCAGATTTAGCATTTGGGAACTTTTCTTTTGTGTTCGATACGATCACAATGGAGGATCCTAAGGCAATGGGACTTATGAGGGTTACCTTTGGAACATCCAAAAATGAAGCTTGCAGGAGCTATATCTCGGAAGAAGAATCAGAGGAACAAAGGCAGTTGACAGATTCACAGTTTCAAGCTTTGCATCTGTATGCTATTTTATCCCGGGAGCAAGCACACCACATACAACTG GTGACAATATGGAGATATTGGAGTGGCTCATGCAACAAATATATAGACAAGTAA
- the LOC103724047 gene encoding lysine-specific histone demethylase 1 homolog 2 isoform X2 has translation MDPAPPPSAPRRPPRRRSVKPTNYDESRLDALLHDQLGGPVPSRKRNKTLEERQRETETEAMIALSLGFPIDALLDSELAAGVAAPFAAEQNDYIVVRNHILARWRANVRSFLSKSQIRETVSSDYDHLISRAYDFLSERGYINFGVSPAIQAQFQEENDKGSVVVVGAGLAGLAAARQLLGFGFKVLVLEGRDRPGGRVYTMKMGKRGNFAAVDLGGSVITGIHANPLGVLARQLGVPLHKIRDRCPLFRPDGRDVDDKLDLEVDFVFNKLLDKATQLREVLGEFADGISLGSAIERLRKLYGMARSGEERELLDWHLANLEYANAGCLTELSLAYWDQDDPYEMGGDHCFLAGGNWRLINALCEDVPILYGKTVTRIEYGEGGVVVVAAGGQVFQADMVLCTVPLGVLKSGNIKFHPELPSRKLEAIKRLGFGLLNKVAMVFPYVFWSEELDTFGCLNRDRCKRGEFFLFYSYHTVSGGPVLIALVAGEAALSFESTDPVILLHRVLEILRGIYGPRGVQVPDPIQTVCTRWGSDPLCRGSYSHIRVGSSGSDYDILAENVGGRLFFAGEATTREYPATMHGAFLSGLREASCILHASRSITNGNADPKKCLQKNLRFCNDILLDLFKEPDLAFGNFSFVFDTITMEDPKAMGLMRVTFGTSKNEACRSYISEEESEEQRQLTDSQFQALHLYAILSREQAHHIQLVFWLEAEHFQQMGTQTHPRGYRASSKSTEINQ, from the exons ATGGATCCCGCGCCACCCCCCTCCGCCCCCCGACGCCCGCCGCGGCGGCGCTCGGTGAAGCCCACCAACTACGACGAGTCCCGCCTCGATGCCCTCCTCCACGACCAACTCGGCGGTCCCGTCCCCTCCCGCAAGCGCAACAAGACCCTCGAGGAGCGCCAGCGCGAGACCGAGACTGAGGCCATGATCGCTCTCTCCCTCGGCTTCCCCATCGACGCCCTTCTCGACTCCGAGCTCGCCGCCGGCGTCGCTGCTCCCTTCGCTGCCGAGCAGAACGACTACATCGTCGTCCGCAACCACATCCTCGCCCGCTGGCGCGCCAACGTCCGCTCGTTCCTCTCCAAGTCTCAGATCCGCGAGACCGTAAGCAGCGACTACGACCACCTCATCTCCCGCGCCTACGACTTCCTCTCCGAGCGGGGCTACATCAACTTCGGCGTGTCCCCCGCTATCCAGGCGCAGTTCCAGGAGGAGAACGACAAAGGGTCGGTCGTCGTCGTGGGGGCTGGCCTCGCCGGTCTGGCGGCGGCGCGGCAGCTCCTCGGTTTTGGCTTCAAGGTCTTGGTTTTGGAAGGCAGGGACCGGCCCGGCGGCAGAGTCTACACCATGAAGATGGGTAAAAGAGGGAACTTCGCTGCCGTCGACCTCGGCGGTAGCGTCATCACTGGCATTCATGCGAACCCTCTTGGTGTCCTGGCTCGGCAGCTCGGCGTTCCGCTCCACAAGATCAGGGACAGGTGCCCTCTGTTCCGGCCGGACGGGAGGGATGTCGATGACAAATTGGATCTTGAAGTGGATTTCGTGTTCAACAAGCTCCTTGACAAGGCTACGCAGCTGAGGGAGGTGCTGGGAGAGTTTGCCGATGGCATTTCATTGGGTTCTGCCATCGAAAGGCTTCGGAAGTTGTATGGCATGGCGAGGAGCGGCGAGGAGAGGGAGCTTCTTGATTGGCATCTTGCGAATTTGGAGTACGCTAATGCCGGGTGCCTCACGGAGCTCTCGCTGGCCTACTGGGACCAGGATGATCCCTATGAGATGGGTGGAGATCACTGCTTCCTTGCAGGAGGCAATTGGAGATTGATCAATGCACTGTGTGAGGACGTGCCCATATTGTATGGAAAGACGGTAACAAGGATAGAGTATGGAGAAGGGGGAGTGGTGGTGGTTGCCGCCGGTGGACAAGTGTTTCAGGCCGATATGGTGCTCTGCACTGTGCCACTTGGTGTCTTGAAAAGTGGGAATATTAAGTTTCATCCCGAATTGCCATCTCGGAAGCTGGAGGCTATCAAGAGACTAGGTTTTGGGTTGCTGAACAAAGTGGCCATGGTCTTTCCTTATGTCTTTTGGAGTGAGGAACTCGATACATTTGGTTGTCTTAACAGGGATCGATGCAAGCGTGGCGAATTCTTCCTGTTCTATAGTTATCATACAGTTTCTGGAGGTCCTGTGCTTATTGCTTTGGTGGCAGGAGAAGCTGCATTGAGTTTTGAATCCACTGATCCGGTCATTTTGCTTCATCGAGTTCTTGAGATTCTTAGAG GTATCTATGGTCCAAGAGGTGTTCAAGTTCCCGATCCGATTCAAACAGTTTGTACAAGATGGGGTAGCGATCCTCTTTGTCGCGGTTCATACTCCCATATCAGAGTAGGGTCATCTGGTAGTGATTATGATATTCTCGCTGAGAATGTTGGGGGACGACTCTTTTTTGCGGGGGAAGCAACAACTAGGGAATATCCAGCTACAATGCATGGAGCTTTCTTGAGTGGATTAAGAGAGGCATCATGTATTCTTCATGCCTCAAGGAGTATAACTAATGGGAATGCTGATCCTAAGAAGTGCTTGCAGAAGAACTTGAGATTTTGCAATGACATTCTCTTGGATCTATTTAAGGAGCCAGATTTAGCATTTGGGAACTTTTCTTTTGTGTTCGATACGATCACAATGGAGGATCCTAAGGCAATGGGACTTATGAGGGTTACCTTTGGAACATCCAAAAATGAAGCTTGCAGGAGCTATATCTCGGAAGAAGAATCAGAGGAACAAAGGCAGTTGACAGATTCACAGTTTCAAGCTTTGCATCTGTATGCTATTTTATCCCGGGAGCAAGCACACCACATACAACTG GTTTTTTGGCTAGAGGCTGAACATTTTCAACAAATGGGGACACAAACGCATCCTAGAGGTTATCGAGCAAGCTCCAAGTCAACAGAGATCAACCAATGa
- the LOC103724047 gene encoding lysine-specific histone demethylase 1 homolog 2 isoform X4 — protein sequence MDPAPPPSAPRRPPRRRSVKPTNYDESRLDALLHDQLGGPVPSRKRNKTLEERQRETETEAMIALSLGFPIDALLDSELAAGVAAPFAAEQNDYIVVRNHILARWRANVRSFLSKSQIRETVSSDYDHLISRAYDFLSERGYINFGVSPAIQAQFQEENDKGSVVVVGAGLAGLAAARQLLGFGFKVLVLEGRDRPGGRVYTMKMGKRGNFAAVDLGGSVITGIHANPLGVLARQLGVPLHKIRDRCPLFRPDGRDVDDKLDLEVDFVFNKLLDKATQLREVLGEFADGISLGSAIERLRKLYGMARSGEERELLDWHLANLEYANAGCLTELSLAYWDQDDPYEMGGDHCFLAGGNWRLINALCEDVPILYGKTVTRIEYGEGGVVVVAAGGQVFQADMVLCTVPLGVLKSGNIKFHPELPSRKLEAIKRLGFGLLNKVAMVFPYVFWSEELDTFGCLNRDRCKRGEFFLFYSYHTVSGGPVLIALVAGEAALSFESTDPVILLHRVLEILRGIYGPRGVQVPDPIQTVCTRWGSDPLCRGSYSHIRVGSSGSDYDILAENVGGRLFFAGEATTREYPATMHGAFLSGLREASCILHASRSITNGNADPKKCLQKNLRFCNDILLDLFKEPDLAFGNFSFVFDTITMEDPKAMGLMRVTFGTSKNEACRSYISEEESEEQRQLTDSQFQALHLYAILSREQAHHIQLLF from the exons ATGGATCCCGCGCCACCCCCCTCCGCCCCCCGACGCCCGCCGCGGCGGCGCTCGGTGAAGCCCACCAACTACGACGAGTCCCGCCTCGATGCCCTCCTCCACGACCAACTCGGCGGTCCCGTCCCCTCCCGCAAGCGCAACAAGACCCTCGAGGAGCGCCAGCGCGAGACCGAGACTGAGGCCATGATCGCTCTCTCCCTCGGCTTCCCCATCGACGCCCTTCTCGACTCCGAGCTCGCCGCCGGCGTCGCTGCTCCCTTCGCTGCCGAGCAGAACGACTACATCGTCGTCCGCAACCACATCCTCGCCCGCTGGCGCGCCAACGTCCGCTCGTTCCTCTCCAAGTCTCAGATCCGCGAGACCGTAAGCAGCGACTACGACCACCTCATCTCCCGCGCCTACGACTTCCTCTCCGAGCGGGGCTACATCAACTTCGGCGTGTCCCCCGCTATCCAGGCGCAGTTCCAGGAGGAGAACGACAAAGGGTCGGTCGTCGTCGTGGGGGCTGGCCTCGCCGGTCTGGCGGCGGCGCGGCAGCTCCTCGGTTTTGGCTTCAAGGTCTTGGTTTTGGAAGGCAGGGACCGGCCCGGCGGCAGAGTCTACACCATGAAGATGGGTAAAAGAGGGAACTTCGCTGCCGTCGACCTCGGCGGTAGCGTCATCACTGGCATTCATGCGAACCCTCTTGGTGTCCTGGCTCGGCAGCTCGGCGTTCCGCTCCACAAGATCAGGGACAGGTGCCCTCTGTTCCGGCCGGACGGGAGGGATGTCGATGACAAATTGGATCTTGAAGTGGATTTCGTGTTCAACAAGCTCCTTGACAAGGCTACGCAGCTGAGGGAGGTGCTGGGAGAGTTTGCCGATGGCATTTCATTGGGTTCTGCCATCGAAAGGCTTCGGAAGTTGTATGGCATGGCGAGGAGCGGCGAGGAGAGGGAGCTTCTTGATTGGCATCTTGCGAATTTGGAGTACGCTAATGCCGGGTGCCTCACGGAGCTCTCGCTGGCCTACTGGGACCAGGATGATCCCTATGAGATGGGTGGAGATCACTGCTTCCTTGCAGGAGGCAATTGGAGATTGATCAATGCACTGTGTGAGGACGTGCCCATATTGTATGGAAAGACGGTAACAAGGATAGAGTATGGAGAAGGGGGAGTGGTGGTGGTTGCCGCCGGTGGACAAGTGTTTCAGGCCGATATGGTGCTCTGCACTGTGCCACTTGGTGTCTTGAAAAGTGGGAATATTAAGTTTCATCCCGAATTGCCATCTCGGAAGCTGGAGGCTATCAAGAGACTAGGTTTTGGGTTGCTGAACAAAGTGGCCATGGTCTTTCCTTATGTCTTTTGGAGTGAGGAACTCGATACATTTGGTTGTCTTAACAGGGATCGATGCAAGCGTGGCGAATTCTTCCTGTTCTATAGTTATCATACAGTTTCTGGAGGTCCTGTGCTTATTGCTTTGGTGGCAGGAGAAGCTGCATTGAGTTTTGAATCCACTGATCCGGTCATTTTGCTTCATCGAGTTCTTGAGATTCTTAGAG GTATCTATGGTCCAAGAGGTGTTCAAGTTCCCGATCCGATTCAAACAGTTTGTACAAGATGGGGTAGCGATCCTCTTTGTCGCGGTTCATACTCCCATATCAGAGTAGGGTCATCTGGTAGTGATTATGATATTCTCGCTGAGAATGTTGGGGGACGACTCTTTTTTGCGGGGGAAGCAACAACTAGGGAATATCCAGCTACAATGCATGGAGCTTTCTTGAGTGGATTAAGAGAGGCATCATGTATTCTTCATGCCTCAAGGAGTATAACTAATGGGAATGCTGATCCTAAGAAGTGCTTGCAGAAGAACTTGAGATTTTGCAATGACATTCTCTTGGATCTATTTAAGGAGCCAGATTTAGCATTTGGGAACTTTTCTTTTGTGTTCGATACGATCACAATGGAGGATCCTAAGGCAATGGGACTTATGAGGGTTACCTTTGGAACATCCAAAAATGAAGCTTGCAGGAGCTATATCTCGGAAGAAGAATCAGAGGAACAAAGGCAGTTGACAGATTCACAGTTTCAAGCTTTGCATCTGTATGCTATTTTATCCCGGGAGCAAGCACACCACATACAACTG TTATTTTAA